A single Tachypleus tridentatus isolate NWPU-2018 chromosome 9, ASM421037v1, whole genome shotgun sequence DNA region contains:
- the LOC143226361 gene encoding THAP domain-containing protein 2-like — translation MARSVCLYSDTRVIHSQNCAMVYSCCAFNCSNRHGQVENVSYYRFPKDPDRRRRWIAAVNRKTWTPTKHTRLCSKHFVSGTKSDDPLSPDYAPSIFHFTRSLLKRMKAAELCKYENRKEVTKRRKEQQKRHEAAAGLLDLAFIESAGTAATDSSCTDSADELEATCDNFDFSTSQYTTET, via the exons ATGGCACGCTCGGTGTGTTTATATTCCGACACAAGGGTGATTCATAGTCAAAATTGCGCGATGGTATATtcgtgttgtgcatttaactgttcaaatcgacatggacaggtggaaaatgtgtcatactACAGATTTCCTAAAGATCCCGACCGAAGAAGACGATGGATTGCAGCTGTCAATAGGAAAACTTGGACACCCACAAAGCACACCAgactttgtagtaaacattttgtgtcag GGACGAAGAGTGATGATCCCCTATCACCTGACTATGCaccttccatatttcattttacacgttcTCTCCTGAAGAGAATGAAAGCTgctgaattgtgtaaatatgaaaacaggaaagaagtgaccaaaaggagaaaagaacaacaaaagagacaTGAAGCTGCTGCTGGGCTGCTTGACCTTGCTTTCATAGAATCTGCTGGCACTGCTGCCACTGATAGCAGCTGTACTGATTCTGCTGATGAACTTGAAGCTACATGTGATAATTTTGACTTTTctacatcacaatatacaactgAGACATGA